In the genome of Dermacentor variabilis isolate Ectoservices chromosome 5, ASM5094787v1, whole genome shotgun sequence, one region contains:
- the LOC142582112 gene encoding uncharacterized protein LOC142582112 → MQVLGPFIACLFLPGLATTPLTAPSSLPTHLSVDVTGARQRTTAIASPVFGTTHSSLDYLSLAAEWEAPSHPASLLGPAIKQEQPPVALCGLGGFATAQATNPFVFVMQVLGPFIACLFLPGLATTPLTAPSSLPTHLSVDVTGARQRTTAIASPVFGTTHSSLDYLSLAAEWEAPSHPASLLGPAIKQEQPPVALCGLGGFATAQATNPFVFVMQVGERFSLFAKKSNNYFLVQLPSPQCLNAVLADCFHLVLSLLLLLSGDIETNPGPDNAAILAELKKISTGQSKLISEVQDLKSQLLATDRNVSDLGKRMAELESHYESLVTLKTDTEVLRADTTKATRLISKLEARFDDAENRTRRNNLVFYGLPETTPESYAQSEQLIIKHCREHLDIHIDTKEIERAHRLGRHSNDKPRPIITKFTFFKTKETVLSSARKLKGTNYSIGEDFSRAVRIARSQLVAFARKQSAPFNLRYKTLHIGPKRYVFDSVSETVREML, encoded by the coding sequence ATGCAGGTGCTAGGACCATTCATCGCGTGTCTTTTCCTTCCTGGACTGGCGACTACGCCACTGACTGCACCTTCATCTTTACCAACCCATCTCAGCGTGGATGTAACAGGCGCCCGTCAACGAACCACTGCCATCGCTTCACCCGTCTTTGGAACGACACACTCGTCCTTGGATTACCTGTCCCTCGCAGCAGAATGGgaagcgccatcgcatccagcatcACTACTAGGACCAGCTATAAAACAGGAGCAGCCACcagtggcactttgtgggcttgGCGGCTTTGCCACTGCGCAGGCCACTAATCCTTTCGTCTTCGTAATGCAGGTGCTCGGACCATTCATCGCGTGTCTTTTCCTTCCTGGACTGGCGACTACGCCACTGACTGCACCTTCATCTTTACCAACCCATCTCAGCGTGGATGTAACAGGCGCCCGTCAACGAACCACTGCCATCGCTTCACCCGTCTTTGGAACGACACACTCGTCCTTGGATTACCTGTCCCTCGCAGCAGAATGGgaagcgccatcgcatccagcatcACTACTAGGACCAGCTATAAAACAGGAGCAGCCACcagtggcactttgtgggcttgGCGGCTTTGCCACTGCGCAGGCCACTAATCCTTTCGTCTTCGTAATGCAGGTTGGTGAACGTTTCAGCCTCTTTGCCAAAAAGTCTAACAACTACTTCTTAGTACAGCTGCCAAGCCCACAGTGCCTTAACGCTGTTCTTGCTGATTGTTTTCATCTCGTTCTTTCGCTGTTACTCCTACTTTCCGGTGATATAGAAACTAACCCCGGTCCGGATAATGCAGCTATCCTCGCAGAGCTAAAGAAGATATCTACTGGCCAGTCCAAGCTTATTTCTGAAGTTCAAGATCTAAAATCTCAGTTATTAGCGACAGATAGAAATGTATCTGACCTCGGCAAACGTATGGCCGAACTTGAGAGCCATTACGAAAGCCTTGTAACACTTAAAACAGACACAGAAGTTCTCCGCGCCGACACAACTAAAGCTACTCGCTTAATTTCAAAACTAGAGGCACGTTTTGATGATGCGGAAAACCGAACGCGACGGAACAACTTAGTATTCTACGGACTCCCTGAAACTACACCTGAATCGTACGCACAATCAGAACAACTTATCATTAAACATTGCCGTGAGCATTTAGATATACACATCGACACAAAAGAGATAGAGCGCGCCCATCGTCTCGGACGTCATTCGAACGACAAACCCCGTCCAATAATAACAAAATTCACATttttcaaaacaaaagaaactgtcctGTCGAGCGCCCGGAAACTAAAAGGTACCAATTATAGTATTGGCGAAGATTTTTCTCGTGCAGTTCGAATTGCTCGCAGCCAGCTCGTTGCATTTGCCAGAAAGCAATCTGCCCCATTTAATCTGCGCTACAAAACCCTGCACATCGGACCGAAGCGCTATGTGTTTGATAGCGTATCTGAAACTGTAAGAGAAATGTTATAG